The Thermococcus sp. EP1 region TGGATGCTCCATTGGTCGTTACTACACGACTTGATCCAAGAGAGGTGGATAGTGAAGTTCATAACATGGACATAGCCAGATACTATCCACTCGAATTTTATAATGCTACTTACGAACTCAAATCCCCCAAAGAGCTAACTGGAACTATAGAACGAGTAGAAGATCGCTTAGGAAAGCCTGAGATGTATGAAGGACTAAAATTCACTCATGATACAGACGATATAGCTCTTGGTCCAAAGATGAGTCTCTATAAGCAATTGGGAGATATGGTCGACAAAGTTAGTCGACAACTAGCTTTGGCCGAAAGGATAAGGGCTGTTAATGAACATCACGTCGCAGAGACCATAATAAACTCCCACATAGTGCCCGATTTAAGAGGAAACCTTAGGAGCTTCACAAGACAAGAATTCAGATGTGTAAAGTGCAATACTAAGTATAGAAGGCCCCCATTAAGTGGTAAATGTACAAAATGTGGAGGCAAAATAGTTCTAACTGTCTCAAAGGGAGCTATCGAAAAGTATTTGCCCACTGCAAAAATGTTAGTTACAAAATACAGTGTTATTGATTATACAAGGCAAAGAATTTGTCTTACTGAAAAGGACATTAAAATATTGTTCCAAAATGTCTTTCCAGAGACTCAAAGAACTCTCTTAGCCCTAAGCCATAAGGACATATGTGAGAGAATGATAGCTAAGAGAACTGGAAGAGCTGTGAAAAATAATGGGTATCTTGATGAACTTAGAGAAAATGGAAAATACAAAAGAGCCGAAAAAGAACAATCAGCATTCAAGTCTCAAGCGCCTAGAAGTGATAAAAAGGAAATTAAAAAGCCCAAAAAGAAAAAAGAAGGAAAGAAAGTAATTAGCCTGGAAGACTTCTTCTCCTAGAACCTTTAATTTTTCTCCACTTAACAAAAAAGATAAATAGTTGAACCACACTATCTTCTTTGATAGGGATGAAATTAGTACCAAGTGTGGCTTACCTTAGAATCCAGAAGCAGTTTTATGTAGGGTACTCTATGGCCCTAGCTGGTTGGGTAGGTGAACATCTGATTATTCGTAAATCTATTCCAAAACCTTCTTTTATGGAAAGGGCCTTGAAGAAGTTAGGATTTTCTCTTGCAGGTGAAGATATCGATGATGATAATTATACATATTTCTTTAAAAGAAAAGATATCGGAATCTCGGCTTATTTTGAACCCTCAAATGACCTTCTATTCCTCCAAGTGTATCCCTTCAAAAAGAGGATCGGCTCTGGTGTAAGCGTTAGAGCACAGTACATTGAATTTTATGATCAGTTTGTGGTCTCTATCGAGCCTGCTCAAAAACTTCCTCCTGGAATCAAGAGCATAGGCGTTAATCCTCTTATACTTGAGGATTATTACCCGATCTCTACTCCCTACTGGGGAATGGTGCATGAGGACTGGGAAAGTGATTTAAAAATGCTTGTTATGAGGGACGAAGTCTTCAATGATCTTGAAAGAAATGAGTATAGATGCCCTATATGCTTTTCTGAGCTTATGATAGAGGATGGGTATTTGAAGTGTCACACCTGCGGATTTGTTTATGCAGGCGAAAGTGAGTTTGATAGAGTATTATCAAGATTCTCATTGGCCCTTGGGGAAGAGGAAATTATATTTTAGCTTTTCTTCTGGAGTAAAATTTATAAATACAACCATAAACTACACAATGGGCACAGCCCCGTGGTGTAGCGGCCAAGCATACGGGACTTTGGATCCCGTGACCGGGGTTCGAATCCCCGCGGGGCTACCATACAACCCTCGGGCTCCAGATATTCCAATTCTCTAACACGTTTTCAAACAATTTTTAGGTGTTTCTTAGTAGCTCCCTCACTCTTAGATGAACACTGTAAAAAGTTAGAAGAATAGTGTCACTCTTCGTGAGTGTATTAAAAAGAAAAAAACACTAAGCGTGATGCTGATAAATCACATAGGTATCTCCGTCGTCGTATATCTCCTGAGGAGCAACACCCCAGAGATATTTCTCCGAGAATCTTGGATATTTATCTATATCGACACCCGCTGTGAAGTATGCAGCCCAGACCAGCTCAGAGCAATAATAACTCCATCCATAAACTTGTTTTGTCCACAACCTATAGTCATAGGGTTTTCCAATCTGAGCAAGAGCAAAAATAACCGCCCTTTTTCTTACACTGTCTGTGGTTCTCACCCTTAAGAGGGCCACTTCATCATACCTCTGTAAGTACTCCGAGAGCTTAATCACTCTAACTCCGGTAAACCAAGCCTCAACCACCATCCACTCTCCTACTTTATCATTGTAATATGCTACCATGCTAGCGTGTGTCCAGTAACCCGGAATCAGCCAATCGCTAGTAGGACTATGTCCTATGAGGATGTCTCCTACAATGACATCAGAGGGATAAGGGTGTTCGTAGTTCTCTTCCCCACCACTGAGAGCTAGCACTGGAGTGGAGAGTGCCAAAATCACAGATACCACAAAGAGAACAGCTTTTTTCATGTTCATCCCCCCAAGTTTTCACAGGCTTGTTAAACCTCAAACATTAAAAACCTTTGCATTTTTCAGAAAAAATTTTAATAATAACAATTTTTTATGAGAGTACTATAAACAAAATCCAAATTACATAGAATAATTTTTGCTTAAATTTAGAGTTATGTATACCCCATGAGAAAGCCCTTGTAAACTCATTATAATCCAATGCATAAAATCTTCTCTACATTCCCGCTTAAATTTATTAACCGCAAGTCCACTAATTATTCTCTGGTGGCAGAAATGATCAAGCTAGTATCTTTTGATGTGTGGAATACTCTTTTGGATATCACCATTATGATTAAAGCTCTCGGAAAAGCACTTTCAGAACTGTTAAACTTGCCTGAAGAGGAAGTGATAGAAAAGATAATCAAGACACGGGAAGAAATCAAAAAAATAAGAAAAGAGAAGAGTGGAAACCCAGAAAGAGCCCTCGAAGAGAGCCAGGAACTTTTAGCTAATGCCCTTAAAGTGGATGTTGAAATAATAAAAAGAGCAGTGGCAAAAGCCACTTTGAACGTCAGTTATGAAATAGTTCTCCCAGGAGTTAAAGAAACCCTAAAAGAACTCCATAGGAAATATATAATCATCACTACAGGGAATGTCATGTTCTGGCCTTCAGCTTATACACGCTTAATTTTAGAGAGATTTGCTCTAGCCGACTATATAACAAAGCAATTCTATTCAGACGAGCTCAAAGCTTATAAACCTATGAAAGAGCTCTTCTTAAAACCCCTTGAATATTTCAATGTTTCCCCAGAGGAAGCCCTTCACATAGGCGACACAAAGCCAGAGGACTTTGAAGGGGCCCTTAATGCAGGTCTTTATGCATGTTGGATAAACAAAGACGCAGAAAAGGTTGAACGAATTCACGAAAGAGGATTCATGGTTAAAAACATTGAAGATCTTTTAGGAATTCTGTCCTCGTTCTAATTTTTAAAATTTTAAATAAAAAGAGAGATTAAAACTTTATGCCGCCCATGATAAGAGCCATGGCTGCCTTTTGTGCATGCAATCTGTTTTCTGCTTCATCCCAAACAACACTGTTTGGAGAGTCCACTACGTCGTCAGTAACTTCTTCTCCCCTGTGAGCTGGGAGACAGTGCATAAAGATGTAGTCTGGCTTTGCATGCTTAACAAGGTCTTTGTTAACTTGGAACGGAGCAAATATCTTCCTTCTTTGCTCTGCCTCAGCTTCTTGGCCCATTGAGGCCCAAACGTCGGTGTAGATCACATCAGCATCCTTAACAGCTTGTATTGGATCATGCAAGAGCTCGAAGCTTCCCCCGCTCTCTGCAGCATTTTGCTCTGCCCACTTAATGACCTTTGCATCGGGTTCATAGCCCTCAGGTGTTGCTACAACAACATTGGCCCCCAACTTTGTTCCAGCAATCATGAGAGAGTGAGCAACGTTATTTCCATCACCAACATAGACTACCTTTAATCCTTCAATCTTACCCTTCTTCTCTTTAATCGTCATGTAGTCAGCTAAGGCCTGACATGGATGTGAAAAGTCGCTTAAACCATTTATAACCGGCACACTTGCATACTTCGCCAAGTCTACGACATCCTGATGATCAAAAACCCTAGCCATTATACCATCCACATACCTGCTCAATACTCTTGCAGTATCCGCTATTGTCTCTCCTCTTCTCAATTGGAGATCTTGGGCATTCAAATACAACCCATAGCCACCAAGCTGATAAATACCAACTTCAAAGCTTATCCTTGTTCTTGTCGATGGCTTTTGGAAAATCATAGCTAACGTTTTACCCTCAAGAACACGATGTGGCTTCCCTATTTTGTTCCATATTTTCATCATTTCGGCTGTTTTAAGAATTGTTTCAAGTTCCTCTCTAGTAAAGTCTTGGAGACATAAAATATCTCTTCCAGCCAAACTTACTACCATGTGCATCACCGTCTAAAGCTCCACATTGCCGTTAATAACTATTTCGTCGTTGAAAAATAACTTATAACGAAAATTTTCGAAAAATTCCTGAGGATTAATGGATAAACGTAAATCCCCACAAATCAATATCTTGCTGAAGTTTTCAACAATGCTAATAAGGAAAGCACTCCTTTTATTCTCGGTGGAGATAATGAAGGACATAAAAGTCAAGCTCATAAATTACACCCCAAGGCCCCTAGAAACCATAACTTGGGCAGCTTTGATAAGCTATTGGGACAAGTGGGAAAGCGAAGCATTCGAAAGGATAACAAAAGATGATGTAGAAAAGCATTTGCCAAGGGTTCTCTCTTATGGACATGAAAGCATCCTAGAACACGCCACCTTTACCTTCGCTATTGAAGGATGTTCTAGAACTTGTAGTCATCAACTTGTTCGCCATAGATTAGCAAGCTACACACAGCA contains the following coding sequences:
- the argF gene encoding ornithine carbamoyltransferase; the encoded protein is MVVSLAGRDILCLQDFTREELETILKTAEMMKIWNKIGKPHRVLEGKTLAMIFQKPSTRTRISFEVGIYQLGGYGLYLNAQDLQLRRGETIADTARVLSRYVDGIMARVFDHQDVVDLAKYASVPVINGLSDFSHPCQALADYMTIKEKKGKIEGLKVVYVGDGNNVAHSLMIAGTKLGANVVVATPEGYEPDAKVIKWAEQNAAESGGSFELLHDPIQAVKDADVIYTDVWASMGQEAEAEQRRKIFAPFQVNKDLVKHAKPDYIFMHCLPAHRGEEVTDDVVDSPNSVVWDEAENRLHAQKAAMALIMGGIKF
- a CDS encoding HAD family hydrolase translates to MKLVSFDVWNTLLDITIMIKALGKALSELLNLPEEEVIEKIIKTREEIKKIRKEKSGNPERALEESQELLANALKVDVEIIKRAVAKATLNVSYEIVLPGVKETLKELHRKYIIITTGNVMFWPSAYTRLILERFALADYITKQFYSDELKAYKPMKELFLKPLEYFNVSPEEALHIGDTKPEDFEGALNAGLYACWINKDAEKVERIHERGFMVKNIEDLLGILSSF
- a CDS encoding YiiX/YebB-like N1pC/P60 family cysteine hydrolase, translated to MKKAVLFVVSVILALSTPVLALSGGEENYEHPYPSDVIVGDILIGHSPTSDWLIPGYWTHASMVAYYNDKVGEWMVVEAWFTGVRVIKLSEYLQRYDEVALLRVRTTDSVRKRAVIFALAQIGKPYDYRLWTKQVYGWSYYCSELVWAAYFTAGVDIDKYPRFSEKYLWGVAPQEIYDDGDTYVIYQHHA